Proteins encoded together in one Bactrocera neohumeralis isolate Rockhampton chromosome 4, APGP_CSIRO_Bneo_wtdbg2-racon-allhic-juicebox.fasta_v2, whole genome shotgun sequence window:
- the LOC126757324 gene encoding uncharacterized protein LOC126757324 produces the protein MARLLIQHILFINFALFGYVHPTVIPTNLECDFNREVCDPSKCLLQQGRGKFKYLTAACNFIKPVKALLIDIELLRRNKLGNYESLNMRASVDVCKWEMVKGGNVAINNIMAMSLRRLSSIKCPLRGNMNVTRMPLWLFIVEGFLPDAEYKMFVRTHNDAMSVLNLNLSFSVASAKNRK, from the exons ATGGCAAGGTTGCTGATacaacacattttatttataaatttcgcGCTTTTCGGATATGTG CACCCGACAGTTATACCCACCAATCTGGAATGTGATTTTAATAGAGAAGTTTGCGATCCCTCCAAATGCCTGTTGCAGCAGGGACgtggaaaatttaaataccTAACTGCAGCCTGTAACTTCATAAAGCCAGTGAAAGCTTTATTG ATAGATATTGAGTTATTGCGCCGCAACAAATTGGGTAATTACGAAAGCCTGAATATGCGGGCATCCGTAGATGTTTGTAAGTGGGAAATGGTTAAAGGTGGCAATGTCGCTATCAATAATATCATGGCAATGAGCTTGCGCAGATTAAGCAGCATAAAGTGTCCACTACGG GGTAACATGAATGTAACGCGTATGCCATTATGGCTTTTCATAGTGGAAGGTTTTCTTCCTGATgctgaatataaaatgttcgttagAACACACAATGATGCTATGTCAGTATTAAATTTGAATCTTTCCTTTAGTGTCGCTTCggcgaaaaatcgaaaataa